In the Quercus lobata isolate SW786 chromosome 5, ValleyOak3.0 Primary Assembly, whole genome shotgun sequence genome, one interval contains:
- the LOC115990588 gene encoding probable serine/threonine-protein kinase PBL21, whose product MEFSVKKYCWAELELLTESSSEENFIGNVKFGKVYWGKTEQGQEVTVKIWFRFDSQSLGLANRHANYSLTRLKSECTFLTHPDGMNHPNLVKLIGYCCEVEDHYLGVVYDRSVKQSGLRGLNEQTLRSKDTLLNLIDKEDLNWNQRMQVALAIAHVLEYLHCHNPLYQHCFVHPALIMPDQDSNPVLFDFFMLSGGIVGDKQCQAFNLKWAMHYLIWTEMNEAESFCLCVMLTLWCGTITILV is encoded by the exons ATGGAATTTTCtgtgaaaaaatattgttggGCGGAATTGGAACTCTTAACTGAGTCATCTAGCGAAGAAAACTTTATTGGAAATGTAAAATTTGGGAAAGTCTACTGGGGAAAAACTGAGCAAGGTCAAGAGGTTACTGTCAAAATTTGGTTTCGCTTTGATTCACAAAGTCTAGGTCTTGCCAACCGTCATGCCAATTATAGTCTTACAAGACTGAAg tctGAATGCACTTTTCTGACACATCCGGATGGTATGAATCACCCCAATTTGGTGAAGTTAATCGGATATTGCTGTGAAGTTGAAGATCACTACTTGGGTGTTGTCTATGATCGTAGT gttaaacaatctggtttAAGGGGCTTAAATGAACAAACACTTAGATCAAAGGATACTCTTCTCAACCTCATCGACAAAG AAGATTTGAATTGGAACCAAAGAATGCAGGTGGCTCTTGCGATTGCACATGTGCTTGAGTATTTGCATTGTCATAATCCTCTTTACCAACATTGCTTTGTTCACCCTGCTCTTATAATGCCTGATCAA GATTCCAATCCAGtgttatttgattttttcatgCTATCTGGTGGAATTGTTGGTGACAAGCA GTGCCAGGCTTTTAACTTGAAATGGGCTATGCATTATCTTATCTGGACTGAGATGAACGAAGCCGAATCATTTTGCCTTTGTGTGATGCTCACATTGTGGTGTGGTACCATTACAATTTTGGTGTAA